Genomic window (Cellulosilyticum lentocellum DSM 5427):
TTTGTGAATAAAATACTTTAGCATTTGTTCTGTAGCATCATAGTCTGATATAACACCTTGTCTAAGAGGCCTAACAGTGGTAATGCTCCCCGGTGTTCTGCCTAACATACGTCTTGCTTCTTCTCCTACAGCTATGACTTCCTTAGTCTTCTCCTTTATTGCTACCACCGATGGTTCTCTAAGGACAATGCCCTTCCCCTTCACATAAACAAGTACATAGGCAGTCCCTAAATCAATTCCGATATCCGCTCCCATTCCAAACATTTGAATTCTCCTTTGTTATAGTAAAATTGTATTTTAGGGTTCACTTCTTTTAGCATATTATAACATTAAAACTCTATTTTTTGCAAAAAATTAAAAAATAATTATAGCACCTCAAAATGAGGTGCTATGTATTAAAATTATTTAATTAAGCTAGAATATTTTTCTTTTGTAGCCAAGCCACCTCTTAGGTGTCTTTCTGCCTTATTTAGTTCTAAAACCTTCCTTGCCTCATTGGCAAGTTTAGGATTAATCTTCTCTAGTCTTTCTGTTACATCTTTATGAACCGTACTTTTACTAATCCCAAACTTCTTTGCAGTTTCCCTTACAGTAGCATTAGAATTAATAATAAACTTTGCTGACTCTATGGCTCTTTCTTCTATATAGGCTTTCAAGAAAAGGCCCCCCTTAACTCTGGCTCTTGATTTAATCTTATGCGGGGCCCTTCCTACTTATTACAAATAAATTAAGCTTTTTGCTAGGAAATTATACAACTTATTATTTTCATTTAAAATACGTCTCAGTAGGACAAGATTATCACGTGTTTTAGTTTTTTTTATTTTTTTGCACGAATACTATCTGTGTCCTAATTTATTGTACAATTTTACCTTGTGTCTTTAAATCTACTAGTACATTACTTACTATCTTATTGAGCTTTTTATCATATACAATAATATTCATATTACCTCTACTAGTAAAATAATTATGGTCCTTATAATCTATATTACTAAGTGTATATCTTTCTTGATCATTATAAGCCACTTCAATAGGTAATCCTAAGTCTCTTATTGCATCATTTAGAGCTTCTCTGTCTACTTCATAAGGCATTTCTCCATCTTTCATTATAGCTATGTAATGTCCTTTTAACTTTTCTTTTTGTAGCAAGCCAAAGTCTTGACACACCTTTAAGCTTTCCTCTGAGACAGTATCTAACGAAACATTTGAAACGGTAGTAAATAATACCGCATAATCTTCTGCTTTTACAGCTTCTACATAATCCTTTAAGTTCACTATATTTCTGAGCTCATAGGCTTTTTCCCATCTTTCATTTATTTGCACAGCTTGATCCCATGTTTCTCTATAGCTTACTTCATCTCTCTTATCTTCTAAATGAAACTCGTCTGCTAAGTAAGCACTAAAATGCGTACTTACCTTCTTGGCGCCTAGTAAATTAACATGATTCTCATCATAGAAATCTTTACTTAAATCCAGCCCTACTTCTTCATAAAGCATATTATAGTCAATAAAATGAATATTGTTTTCCTTTGCAATAGCTTCTACAGCATTATAGTAGGCCTTTTGCTCTTTTGTAGCATTAGAAGGTGCTTTATAAAGTACGAGTTCAAAGCCTTTCTTTTTAGATAATTCTATGATTTTCATAAGATATTCTTTGGTCTTATCACTCATATCCTGAACCTCTGTCACCTCTTCTAGACTTTGTCTTCTATCTATAGGTGTAGTAGGATATAAACAAACATATCCTTTTAATGGATCTTGCTTCGTACGATAGCTCCAGTCAAAATCTTCCTTGGTTAACTCTTTCCAGCGCCCATGATATTTAATCAAATTCACATAATAAGAAGCCCGCTCTTCTTTTGGCACACTTGCCTCTATCATTTGTGCTTTATTATAAGAAAAATCTAGTAAGTCAATAGCTGCTCTATTAACACTTTCTTCTTCATATTCTTCTAAAAAATCACTTCTATAGATATCAAGTACTACTACTTTAGGTTTTTGATATTTGAGCGCTTCTCTCATATAATAATAAGAAATCCAAAAAGGCTGTTTTTGTGTTGCTAATATGTAGGATGGGATGCCTTGTTCTTCCCAAACAACAACTGGGTTAATACTAGTATACATATGACTTGAGCCAAAGT
Coding sequences:
- the spoIIID gene encoding sporulation transcriptional regulator SpoIIID, which gives rise to MKAYIEERAIESAKFIINSNATVRETAKKFGISKSTVHKDVTERLEKINPKLANEARKVLELNKAERHLRGGLATKEKYSSLIK
- a CDS encoding SGNH/GDSL hydrolase family protein, with amino-acid sequence MQKGAIELLACILIFGMVFSGTTRVFQMKQLEEPWDMTRKVEGIKNEEKDSVDVMYFGSSHMYTSINPVVVWEEQGIPSYILATQKQPFWISYYYMREALKYQKPKVVVLDIYRSDFLEEYEEESVNRAAIDLLDFSYNKAQMIEASVPKEERASYYVNLIKYHGRWKELTKEDFDWSYRTKQDPLKGYVCLYPTTPIDRRQSLEEVTEVQDMSDKTKEYLMKIIELSKKKGFELVLYKAPSNATKEQKAYYNAVEAIAKENNIHFIDYNMLYEEVGLDLSKDFYDENHVNLLGAKKVSTHFSAYLADEFHLEDKRDEVSYRETWDQAVQINERWEKAYELRNIVNLKDYVEAVKAEDYAVLFTTVSNVSLDTVSEESLKVCQDFGLLQKEKLKGHYIAIMKDGEMPYEVDREALNDAIRDLGLPIEVAYNDQERYTLSNIDYKDHNYFTSRGNMNIIVYDKKLNKIVSNVLVDLKTQGKIVQ